One window of Halococcus salifodinae DSM 8989 genomic DNA carries:
- a CDS encoding carbon-nitrogen family hydrolase yields the protein MELALLQLRIEAGDVAGNVERALGAIEDAAAAGAELVCLPEIFTVGYFTFDEYEQRAESLAGPTLGSVADAANHHDVAVLAGSIVEDLAASAADGLATPAESGLANASVLFDRSGERQATYRKHHLFGYDSAEADLLVPGESLGVADIGGFTVGMTTCYDLRFPELYRDLAEAGADLILVPSAWPYPRVEHWQLLPRARAIENQLFVATCNGSGVFESEASDASETALCGRSTVYDPWGDVLAETDDAPATVTADIDPGRVETVREEFPAWRDRRR from the coding sequence ATGGAACTCGCGCTCCTCCAGCTCCGGATCGAGGCCGGCGATGTCGCTGGCAACGTTGAGCGGGCGCTGGGCGCGATCGAGGACGCGGCCGCGGCGGGTGCGGAGCTCGTCTGTCTCCCCGAAATCTTCACTGTCGGGTACTTCACGTTCGACGAGTACGAGCAGCGTGCAGAATCGCTCGCCGGGCCAACACTCGGCTCGGTGGCCGACGCCGCAAACCATCACGACGTGGCCGTGCTCGCGGGGAGCATCGTCGAGGATCTCGCGGCGAGCGCGGCGGACGGATTGGCGACGCCTGCCGAAAGCGGTCTCGCGAACGCGTCGGTGTTATTCGATCGATCGGGCGAACGCCAGGCGACCTACCGAAAGCACCACCTGTTTGGGTACGACTCGGCCGAAGCCGACCTGCTCGTGCCCGGCGAGTCGCTCGGCGTGGCCGACATCGGCGGATTCACGGTCGGGATGACGACGTGCTATGACCTCCGCTTCCCCGAACTGTACCGCGATCTCGCGGAAGCTGGCGCGGACCTGATTCTGGTTCCGAGTGCGTGGCCATACCCCAGAGTCGAACACTGGCAGCTCCTCCCGCGAGCGCGAGCGATCGAGAATCAACTGTTCGTGGCGACCTGCAACGGCTCCGGCGTGTTCGAGAGCGAAGCGTCCGACGCCTCGGAAACGGCGCTCTGTGGACGCTCGACGGTGTACGATCCGTGGGGCGACGTGCTGGCCGAGACCGACGACGCACCGGCCACCGTCACCGCCGACATCGATCCCGGCCGGGTCGAGACGGTCCGCGAGGAGTTTCCGGCGTGGCGCGATCGGCGACGATAG
- a CDS encoding SRPBCC family protein, with protein sequence MTVRVERTFELEASPERVWEFIADPAKRARPISVVESFDVHDDTHATWHISLPIPFVSQTIAVETEDTVRESPEHVEFVGRSRVMRVIGEHDLEPLDGGGTRLRNRFTVEGKVPGVERFFKRNLDGELDNLETAIRNAAEIEA encoded by the coding sequence ATGACTGTCCGGGTCGAACGCACCTTCGAACTCGAAGCCTCGCCCGAGCGCGTCTGGGAGTTCATCGCCGACCCGGCGAAACGCGCGCGCCCGATCAGCGTCGTCGAGTCGTTCGACGTCCACGACGACACCCACGCGACGTGGCACATCTCACTCCCGATCCCGTTCGTCAGCCAGACGATCGCGGTCGAGACCGAGGACACCGTTCGTGAATCACCCGAACACGTCGAGTTCGTCGGCCGTTCGCGCGTGATGCGCGTCATCGGCGAACACGATCTCGAACCGCTTGATGGCGGCGGCACGCGACTCAGGAATCGCTTCACCGTCGAGGGGAAAGTACCGGGCGTCGAGCGCTTCTTCAAACGCAACCTCGACGGCGAGCTCGACAACCTCGAAACCGCTATCCGGAACGCGGCCGAAATCGAGGCCTGA
- a CDS encoding DUF7525 family protein, producing MATETVGSDRSVGFAVLFGLLGLAGALVAFAAALAHSQVVAAWGFAAAVLAGAILVVGIHLTG from the coding sequence ATGGCTACCGAAACCGTCGGAAGCGACCGCAGTGTAGGGTTTGCGGTGTTGTTCGGGTTGCTCGGACTCGCTGGCGCGCTCGTGGCGTTCGCCGCCGCGCTCGCGCACAGTCAGGTCGTCGCCGCGTGGGGCTTTGCGGCCGCGGTGCTCGCCGGTGCGATCCTCGTGGTCGGGATTCACCTCACTGGGTGA
- a CDS encoding LEA type 2 family protein, whose amino-acid sequence MSLRGLLRTLVIAVVVLGLIVGGAVVFGVIERPSIVDSESRFAGVNASTTVVDTDVVVTNPNPIGVRLSNTTVGHTITMNDIEMGTGKKNGFELSDGNTTIGLTTAIDNQRIPAWWASHVANGERSQVVATARVRSSLLGRTASVSETETIETHITDGFNSTESRPVNANLPLVDDPVLVVDRTSATWGEVTDEATPLATEIVVSNPTSIPYAISRIDYEVTMNDVTVGNGTTARGYTVPAGGQETIRGDVAIDNSKLDEWWVSHIEREQQTELQVDFTAVVELPDGETVRVPLDELGYTTQVETDVLAADG is encoded by the coding sequence ATGAGCCTGCGTGGCCTGTTGCGCACCCTCGTGATCGCCGTCGTCGTTCTCGGGCTGATCGTCGGCGGGGCGGTGGTGTTCGGCGTGATCGAGCGACCGTCGATCGTCGACTCCGAGAGCCGGTTCGCCGGGGTGAACGCGAGTACGACCGTCGTCGATACCGACGTCGTCGTCACCAACCCGAACCCGATCGGCGTCCGCCTCAGCAACACCACGGTCGGCCACACCATCACGATGAACGACATCGAGATGGGCACTGGGAAGAAAAACGGGTTCGAGCTGAGCGACGGCAACACGACGATCGGTCTCACGACCGCCATCGACAACCAGCGAATTCCCGCGTGGTGGGCGAGCCACGTCGCGAACGGCGAGCGATCGCAGGTCGTCGCGACCGCGCGCGTGCGCTCGTCGCTACTCGGTCGCACGGCCAGCGTCAGCGAGACCGAAACGATCGAGACCCACATCACGGATGGGTTCAATTCGACCGAATCGCGGCCGGTGAACGCGAATCTCCCGCTCGTCGACGATCCGGTGCTGGTCGTCGACCGAACGAGCGCGACGTGGGGCGAGGTGACCGACGAGGCGACGCCGTTGGCCACCGAGATCGTCGTCTCGAACCCGACGTCGATCCCGTACGCGATCAGTCGGATCGACTACGAGGTCACGATGAACGACGTGACCGTCGGCAACGGGACCACTGCCCGCGGATACACCGTCCCCGCCGGTGGCCAGGAGACGATCCGTGGGGACGTGGCGATCGATAACAGCAAACTCGACGAGTGGTGGGTGTCACATATCGAACGAGAGCAACAAACCGAGCTCCAGGTCGATTTCACTGCCGTCGTCGAACTCCCCGACGGTGAGACGGTCCGAGTCCCGCTCGACGAGCTCGGGTACACCACCCAGGTCGAGACCGACGTGCTCGCCGCCGACGGCTGA
- a CDS encoding aldehyde dehydrogenase family protein encodes MSQQLSEPSEHYVDGEWTDGEGTETFESINPATGETLGEFHRGTDSDVDRALAAADEAFEEWSALSYIDRAEYLWDIYHELKDRHEELGEVVTKECGKEISEGKADVTEAWHMVEWAAGNARHPHGDVVPSEIPGKDAYMRRSPRGVVGCISPWNFPVAIPFWHMAVTLVEGNTVVWKPAEQTPWCGQVIAEMFEDAGIPDGVFNMVQGYGDAGEAIVDDDRTDTVLFTGSAEVGQEIAGEVGGQPGKLAACEMGGKNGIIVSSEADMDTAVHSAVMSSFKTTGQRCVSSERLMIHEDRYDEFKERFVDVAEDVAVGDPLEEDTFMGPLIEPDHREKVTGYNDLARDEDVNVLVDRADLDDDEIPDGHEDGNWIGPFVYEADPEDDLRVTHEEVFGPHVALLKYSGDIEDAVELHNDTEYGLAGAIISEDYREINYFRDNAEIGLAYGNLPCIGAEVHLPFGGVKKSGNGYPSAREVIEAVTERTAWTLNNSEGIEMAQGLSADITTDED; translated from the coding sequence ATGAGTCAGCAACTCAGTGAGCCGTCGGAGCACTACGTCGACGGCGAATGGACCGACGGAGAGGGAACCGAAACGTTCGAGAGCATCAACCCGGCGACGGGCGAGACGCTCGGCGAGTTCCACCGAGGCACCGATTCGGATGTCGACCGCGCGCTCGCAGCCGCCGACGAGGCCTTCGAGGAGTGGAGCGCGCTGTCGTACATCGACCGTGCGGAGTACCTCTGGGACATCTACCACGAACTCAAGGATCGTCACGAGGAGCTGGGCGAGGTCGTCACGAAGGAGTGCGGCAAGGAGATTTCCGAGGGGAAAGCGGACGTGACCGAGGCGTGGCACATGGTCGAGTGGGCTGCCGGCAACGCCCGCCATCCCCACGGCGACGTCGTGCCGTCCGAAATCCCCGGCAAGGACGCCTACATGCGACGGAGCCCTCGTGGCGTCGTGGGCTGTATCTCGCCGTGGAACTTCCCGGTCGCGATCCCCTTCTGGCACATGGCGGTCACGCTGGTCGAAGGCAACACCGTCGTCTGGAAGCCCGCCGAGCAGACCCCGTGGTGTGGCCAGGTCATCGCCGAGATGTTCGAGGACGCCGGGATTCCCGACGGCGTGTTCAACATGGTCCAGGGCTACGGCGACGCCGGCGAGGCCATCGTCGACGACGACCGCACTGATACCGTGCTGTTCACGGGCTCGGCCGAGGTCGGCCAGGAGATCGCCGGTGAGGTCGGCGGCCAGCCCGGCAAGCTCGCGGCGTGTGAGATGGGCGGCAAGAACGGGATCATCGTCTCCAGCGAAGCCGACATGGATACTGCGGTCCACTCCGCCGTCATGTCGAGCTTCAAGACCACCGGCCAGCGGTGTGTTTCCTCCGAGCGGCTGATGATCCACGAGGATCGCTACGACGAGTTCAAGGAGCGCTTCGTCGACGTCGCCGAGGACGTCGCTGTCGGCGACCCTCTCGAAGAGGACACGTTCATGGGGCCGCTGATCGAGCCCGATCACCGAGAGAAGGTCACCGGCTACAACGACCTCGCACGCGACGAGGACGTCAACGTGCTCGTCGACCGCGCGGATCTCGACGACGACGAAATTCCCGACGGTCACGAGGACGGCAACTGGATCGGGCCGTTCGTCTACGAGGCCGATCCCGAAGACGACCTTCGCGTGACTCACGAGGAGGTCTTCGGTCCCCACGTCGCTCTCCTGAAGTACTCCGGTGACATCGAGGACGCCGTCGAGCTTCACAATGACACCGAGTACGGCCTCGCGGGAGCGATCATCTCCGAGGACTACCGCGAGATCAACTACTTCCGCGACAACGCCGAGATCGGGCTCGCCTACGGCAACCTCCCCTGCATCGGCGCGGAGGTTCACCTCCCGTTCGGTGGGGTGAAGAAGTCGGGCAACGGCTACCCCAGCGCGCGTGAGGTCATCGAGGCCGTCACCGAGCGCACCGCGTGGACGCTCAACAACTCTGAGGGGATCGAGATGGCACAGGGACTGTCGGCCGACATCACGACCGACGAGGACTGA
- a CDS encoding DUF7123 family protein — translation MSDFTEEDRRILAYLHDSVSRGERYFRSKNIAEQLGLSSKQVGVRLPRLAERTDDIEIEKWGRAKSTTWRVSPG, via the coding sequence ATGAGCGACTTCACCGAGGAAGACCGCCGTATTCTCGCGTACCTCCACGACAGCGTGTCGCGTGGCGAACGGTACTTCCGATCCAAAAACATCGCCGAGCAGCTCGGCCTGAGCTCGAAGCAGGTCGGCGTTCGCCTCCCGCGGCTGGCCGAGCGCACTGACGACATCGAGATCGAGAAGTGGGGTCGCGCCAAGTCGACGACGTGGCGCGTTTCGCCGGGCTGA
- a CDS encoding lamin tail domain-containing protein — protein sequence MQRRSAIVVALAICAVFAGCSQLAAPVDEGTPTATTESTAPITASPTDTSQSAEATPTATETASATTAATPTRTTTTTPTATVTATATATATAIPTATATPTPTATPTPTPTPTPERPPTATPTPSTTATSTASTPPSTTASGSPTPQSAQLTITRLDAENETVVFRNAGNRSLDLDGYVVDFDDGQQHTFSRYVLRPGETVTLNTGRGDNTGAERYAGFFYPVINDASDTVLVETPGGRIVDARQVSAETSTSGG from the coding sequence ATGCAACGGCGGTCCGCGATCGTCGTGGCCCTCGCGATCTGTGCGGTGTTCGCGGGCTGTTCGCAGTTGGCCGCGCCTGTCGACGAGGGGACACCGACCGCGACGACGGAGTCGACGGCTCCCATCACCGCATCGCCAACCGACACGTCCCAGTCGGCCGAAGCGACCCCAACGGCGACCGAAACCGCGTCGGCCACGACGGCCGCAACGCCGACGCGAACCACTACGACGACGCCGACTGCAACCGTGACGGCGACAGCAACCGCGACTGCGACCGCAATACCGACTGCAACCGCGACGCCGACGCCAACAGCAACGCCGACCCCGACCCCCACACCGACACCGGAACGTCCGCCGACGGCGACTCCGACACCGTCCACGACGGCCACGTCGACTGCCTCAACCCCGCCATCGACGACAGCCTCGGGATCGCCGACACCGCAGTCAGCACAGCTAACCATCACACGCCTCGACGCCGAGAACGAGACGGTCGTGTTCCGCAACGCCGGCAACCGATCGCTCGATCTCGATGGGTACGTCGTGGACTTCGACGACGGGCAACAGCACACGTTCTCCCGGTACGTCCTCCGACCCGGTGAGACAGTCACGCTCAACACCGGGCGGGGCGACAACACCGGTGCCGAGCGCTACGCTGGCTTCTTCTATCCAGTGATCAACGACGCCAGCGATACGGTGCTCGTCGAGACACCCGGTGGACGGATCGTCGACGCCCGACAGGTGTCGGCAGAAACGTCGACCTCGGGTGGGTGA
- a CDS encoding sodium-dependent transporter, producing MANENEARTAREEWGTRFGFLMAMLGGMVGSGNIWRMPYTTGQNGGGAFLLAYIILLFVIAIPGLMAETALGSYTKQGVIGAFKKTYGRGWSEGFGLVVVVVTMALTSYYLPVVGQVTYYVAHSFLLTFSQPGFESVAFWNEFTASPLLTIGTHTIATVLVGGVLLFGIKRGIERVVKWMIPLLVVTLIVVAVRGLTLPGATAGLAFVLTPDWNYLVRGQTWIAALGQALFSTGLGWGIALTFGSYLRQNDDIPLGAGIFTAIGNTSIGLLSIFAVFPVVFAFGLEPTAGAELTFVSLVSVFPQMAGGPIWAIVFFVGFFFAALSTGIVITEIGVSTIIEETRLDRTQTVLVVCTIVWLLGIPSAYSSAFLGTMDFMFGNWGLPLATLLIIGTVGWKIGPERLRVIELNRNADVYIGSWWNPVIKYVIPLVMVFIMAYYLLTNIAGSTLQTVGGVVLMTVLLTGAVLVMRVVRQRESTNVASGGD from the coding sequence ATGGCAAACGAGAACGAAGCGAGGACGGCCCGCGAAGAGTGGGGGACTCGGTTCGGATTTCTGATGGCGATGCTCGGGGGGATGGTGGGCTCGGGTAACATCTGGCGGATGCCGTACACGACCGGTCAGAACGGTGGTGGAGCATTTCTCCTGGCCTATATCATCCTTCTCTTCGTGATCGCGATACCCGGATTGATGGCCGAGACCGCGCTTGGCTCGTACACCAAACAGGGAGTCATCGGAGCGTTCAAGAAAACGTATGGACGCGGCTGGTCGGAGGGGTTCGGCCTCGTCGTCGTCGTCGTCACGATGGCTCTCACCTCGTACTATCTCCCCGTGGTTGGACAGGTCACCTACTACGTGGCACACTCGTTCCTGCTCACGTTCTCTCAGCCTGGCTTCGAGTCCGTGGCTTTCTGGAACGAGTTCACGGCCTCACCGTTGCTCACGATCGGTACCCACACGATCGCGACCGTACTGGTGGGTGGTGTCCTCCTCTTCGGTATCAAGCGTGGGATCGAACGCGTCGTGAAGTGGATGATCCCGCTGCTGGTCGTGACGCTGATCGTGGTCGCTGTGCGTGGGCTGACACTACCGGGCGCGACTGCAGGGCTCGCCTTCGTGCTCACGCCGGACTGGAACTATCTCGTTCGCGGCCAGACGTGGATCGCTGCCCTCGGACAGGCGCTGTTCTCGACCGGCCTGGGATGGGGGATCGCGCTCACCTTTGGGAGCTACCTCCGCCAGAACGACGACATCCCGCTAGGAGCGGGGATATTCACTGCGATCGGCAACACCAGCATCGGACTCCTGTCGATCTTCGCCGTCTTTCCCGTGGTCTTTGCATTTGGGCTCGAGCCAACCGCCGGTGCCGAGCTGACGTTCGTCTCGCTGGTCAGCGTGTTCCCCCAGATGGCGGGCGGCCCGATTTGGGCGATCGTCTTTTTCGTCGGCTTTTTCTTCGCGGCCCTGTCGACGGGTATCGTCATCACCGAGATCGGCGTGTCGACGATCATCGAGGAAACACGGCTGGATCGAACCCAGACCGTTCTCGTCGTCTGTACGATCGTCTGGCTCCTCGGGATTCCGAGCGCCTACTCCTCAGCGTTTCTCGGCACGATGGACTTCATGTTCGGGAACTGGGGGCTGCCGCTGGCAACGCTGCTGATTATCGGTACGGTCGGCTGGAAGATCGGCCCCGAACGCCTCCGCGTTATCGAACTCAATCGCAACGCGGACGTCTACATCGGTTCGTGGTGGAACCCGGTAATCAAATACGTCATCCCGCTCGTGATGGTGTTCATCATGGCCTACTACCTCTTGACGAACATTGCGGGTTCGACGTTGCAGACGGTCGGCGGGGTCGTCCTCATGACGGTCTTGCTTACTGGGGCAGTGCTCGTCATGCGCGTGGTGCGACAGCGGGAGAGCACCAACGTAGCCTCCGGGGGTGACTGA
- a CDS encoding succinic semialdehyde dehydrogenase codes for MTEPIQARPTGTEEFVELLEHLPSDTTEREAITVEAPYTGEPLGSVPAHTESDVERATERAADAQKSWADRSFGERAAVVKRYHDLVLDRQDELLDLVQRESGKSRRAAYEELLDVAITSRYYAYHGEDHLTSRRRTGALPLLTKTVEHHHPVGVVGIIAPWNYPLTLAVSDAIPALLAGNSVVLKPAEETPFTALLAVSLLREAGLPEDALQVVTGHGSTIGPPLIENSDFLMFTGSTETGKTVAEQAGANLTKCSMELGGKNPLLVFDDADLAKTTEGAIRGCFTNAGQLCISLERCYLQSGVRDEFERRFVAAVEDLDLGTSLDYGPDVGSLASADQLEKVKSHVADAREKGATVLTGGEARPDVGPYFYEPTVLADVTPDMTVASEETFGPVVSLYEFEGTEEAIERANDSDRGLNASVWTEDTERGHAVAKRIECGTVNINEAYVAAWGSVDAPMGGMKESGLGRRHGREGIQKYTESQTVAEQRVAPLAAPPGVPEWLYTTGMTAALRAMKRIPGLR; via the coding sequence GTGACCGAACCGATTCAGGCACGACCGACGGGAACGGAGGAGTTCGTCGAACTGCTCGAACATCTCCCGAGCGACACGACCGAGCGGGAGGCGATCACCGTCGAAGCACCCTACACCGGCGAGCCGCTCGGCTCGGTCCCGGCCCACACCGAGTCCGACGTGGAGAGGGCGACCGAGCGCGCCGCTGACGCCCAAAAATCGTGGGCCGATCGGTCGTTCGGCGAGCGGGCGGCAGTAGTGAAGCGGTATCACGATCTCGTGCTCGACCGCCAGGACGAGCTGCTCGATCTCGTCCAGCGCGAGAGCGGCAAGAGCCGGCGGGCGGCCTACGAGGAGCTCCTCGATGTCGCCATCACGAGCCGGTACTACGCCTACCACGGCGAGGATCACCTCACGTCGCGCCGACGGACGGGTGCGCTGCCGTTGCTGACGAAGACCGTCGAGCACCACCATCCTGTGGGGGTCGTCGGGATCATCGCACCGTGGAACTACCCCCTGACGCTCGCGGTCTCGGACGCGATCCCCGCGCTGCTCGCGGGCAACTCGGTGGTACTGAAACCGGCCGAGGAGACGCCGTTCACCGCGCTGCTCGCGGTCTCGCTCCTCCGTGAGGCCGGCCTTCCCGAGGACGCCCTCCAGGTCGTCACGGGGCACGGCTCCACGATCGGCCCGCCGCTGATCGAGAATTCTGATTTCCTGATGTTCACCGGCAGCACCGAAACCGGAAAGACCGTCGCCGAGCAGGCCGGCGCGAACCTCACGAAGTGCTCGATGGAGCTCGGCGGGAAGAACCCGCTCCTGGTGTTCGACGACGCCGATCTCGCCAAAACTACCGAGGGCGCGATCCGTGGCTGCTTCACCAACGCCGGACAGCTCTGCATCTCGCTCGAACGATGCTATCTTCAGTCGGGCGTCCGCGACGAGTTCGAGCGGCGGTTCGTCGCGGCCGTCGAGGACCTCGATCTCGGGACGAGCCTCGACTACGGCCCCGACGTTGGCTCGCTGGCGTCGGCCGACCAACTGGAGAAGGTGAAGTCACACGTCGCGGACGCGCGCGAGAAGGGTGCGACCGTGCTCACCGGCGGCGAGGCGCGCCCGGACGTCGGACCGTATTTCTACGAACCGACAGTGCTCGCCGACGTAACGCCGGACATGACGGTGGCAAGCGAGGAGACGTTCGGCCCGGTGGTGTCGCTGTACGAGTTCGAGGGTACAGAAGAAGCCATCGAGCGGGCGAACGACTCCGATCGGGGGCTGAACGCGAGCGTCTGGACCGAGGACACGGAGCGCGGCCACGCCGTCGCGAAACGGATCGAGTGTGGAACGGTCAACATCAACGAGGCGTACGTCGCGGCGTGGGGGTCAGTCGACGCGCCGATGGGCGGGATGAAGGAATCGGGGCTCGGTCGGCGACACGGCCGCGAGGGCATCCAGAAGTACACCGAATCCCAGACGGTGGCCGAACAGCGCGTGGCCCCGCTCGCCGCGCCGCCCGGCGTTCCCGAGTGGCTGTACACCACGGGGATGACGGCCGCGCTGCGCGCGATGAAGCGGATTCCCGGCCTTCGGTAG